Proteins encoded by one window of Rubinisphaera margarita:
- a CDS encoding efflux RND transporter periplasmic adaptor subunit: protein MVTALFCVTVAGCAQSTPEDTTQQVPPPAIIDAETLVVEQVNWPRIIRSQGSLYPDEEATLGLKIEGRVVEVHADLGDVVEAGTSLVTVYQDDFQLRVEQAEAQLRQARSAVGLSPEASLDQLEPLNAPPVKEQRALWDEATANLRRAKDLLEQNALTRAEFDQIASAERVAAARYDSALNSVREKIAFISVQQSTLDLARENLANTVLKAPFTAVVQRRLVAPGSYVKVGDPLLVLVRVDKLRYRGTVPERLSQMVQIRQPIELQIESISEPRTTTVSRISPLLDQASRALTFEAVIENDDRVLRAGLFAEAELTVDSDAEALAIPEASVVQFAGTQKVWKVVNGEVREQEILLGDRREGYVRVLSGLNPGDVILNKATQGRVGVLASTDDSSEESPAPSS, encoded by the coding sequence ATGGTCACCGCTCTCTTCTGTGTCACTGTTGCCGGTTGTGCGCAGTCCACTCCAGAGGACACGACGCAGCAGGTTCCTCCTCCCGCAATCATCGACGCCGAAACCCTCGTTGTCGAACAGGTCAACTGGCCGCGAATCATACGCAGTCAGGGCAGTCTGTATCCGGATGAAGAAGCCACCCTGGGTCTGAAGATTGAAGGTCGCGTCGTCGAAGTCCACGCCGATCTTGGTGATGTGGTCGAGGCGGGAACTTCACTCGTTACAGTTTATCAGGACGATTTCCAACTTCGTGTCGAGCAGGCCGAAGCGCAGCTGCGTCAAGCCCGTTCTGCGGTCGGGCTCTCTCCCGAAGCATCGCTGGATCAACTGGAACCATTGAATGCTCCGCCCGTCAAAGAACAGCGGGCACTCTGGGACGAAGCGACCGCGAATCTGCGGCGGGCCAAAGATCTCCTCGAACAGAACGCGCTCACCCGGGCGGAGTTTGATCAAATCGCTTCGGCGGAACGCGTGGCCGCTGCCCGTTACGACTCTGCTCTGAACAGTGTCCGGGAAAAGATCGCTTTCATCAGCGTGCAGCAGTCGACACTCGATCTGGCTCGCGAGAACCTTGCCAACACGGTTCTGAAAGCCCCGTTCACAGCCGTTGTTCAAAGAAGGCTCGTGGCTCCGGGAAGTTACGTGAAAGTCGGCGATCCGCTGCTGGTTCTCGTTCGCGTCGACAAACTCCGATATCGGGGCACGGTGCCCGAACGACTCTCGCAGATGGTTCAGATTCGTCAGCCGATCGAGCTTCAAATCGAATCGATTTCGGAGCCGCGAACAACCACGGTCAGTCGCATCAGTCCCTTGCTCGATCAGGCAAGCCGGGCGCTCACGTTCGAAGCAGTAATCGAGAACGATGACCGAGTTCTTCGCGCAGGCTTGTTCGCCGAGGCTGAACTGACGGTCGACTCCGACGCCGAAGCACTCGCGATCCCGGAAGCCTCTGTCGTCCAGTTCGCGGGAACGCAGAAAGTCTGGAAAGTCGTCAATGGTGAAGTCCGCGAACAGGAAATTCTCCTGGGTGATCGTCGCGAGGGGTACGTTCGCGTGCTGAGCGGCCTCAATCCGGGCGACGTGATTCTCAATAAAGCCACACAGGGACGAGTCGGTGTGCTCGCCTCAACGGATGATTCTTCCGAGGAGAGTCCCGCCCCTTCCTCCTGA
- a CDS encoding alkene reductase, with amino-acid sequence MSTSQLFSPFELGQLTLANRVVMAPLTRGRAGKARIPNKLMAEYYAQRSSAGLIISEATTISEQANGWNESPGIYTDEMTKAWKTITTAVHKNGGRIFLQLWHMGRASHSSFHNGELPVAPSAIKIEGDGLYTPNGKQDYEVPRALETSEIPGIVEDYRRAAERAREAGFDGVEIHGANGYLIDQFLQSKTNQRTDRYGGSVENRYRLLGEVVHAVTGVWPADQVGVRLSPNGVFNDMGSNDYREQFTYAAQQLDRYSLAYLHVLDGLAFGFHELGNPMTLSEFRRVFHGALIGNCGYSREEAEERLQSGEADLIAFGRPFISNPDLVERFQNDWPLAEAADMSVWYSPTGAAGYTDFPTYHETVAT; translated from the coding sequence ATGTCAACATCACAGCTTTTCAGTCCTTTCGAACTCGGACAGCTCACCCTGGCCAATCGCGTCGTGATGGCTCCGCTCACACGCGGTCGAGCCGGCAAGGCACGAATCCCGAATAAACTGATGGCCGAGTACTACGCTCAACGAAGTTCAGCGGGTCTGATCATCTCGGAAGCGACGACGATTTCTGAGCAGGCTAATGGCTGGAACGAGTCGCCCGGCATCTACACCGATGAGATGACCAAAGCCTGGAAGACGATCACGACCGCCGTTCACAAGAATGGCGGACGAATCTTTCTCCAGCTCTGGCATATGGGACGGGCTTCGCACAGCAGCTTCCACAACGGGGAACTGCCTGTGGCTCCCTCGGCCATCAAAATTGAAGGCGACGGGCTCTACACGCCGAACGGAAAGCAGGATTACGAAGTCCCCCGTGCTCTGGAGACGAGCGAGATTCCCGGAATTGTCGAGGACTATCGGCGAGCGGCCGAACGCGCCCGGGAAGCCGGGTTTGACGGCGTCGAGATTCACGGTGCGAACGGCTATCTGATCGATCAGTTTCTGCAGTCAAAGACGAATCAGCGAACCGATCGTTACGGCGGCAGTGTCGAGAATCGCTACCGACTGCTCGGCGAAGTGGTGCACGCTGTGACGGGTGTCTGGCCGGCCGATCAGGTCGGTGTTCGACTTTCGCCGAACGGAGTCTTCAACGACATGGGATCGAACGACTACCGCGAGCAGTTCACATACGCCGCCCAGCAACTCGATCGTTACAGTTTAGCCTATCTGCATGTGCTCGACGGGCTGGCGTTCGGCTTTCACGAACTCGGCAATCCCATGACATTGTCCGAGTTTCGACGGGTCTTCCATGGAGCCCTTATTGGCAACTGCGGATATTCGCGGGAAGAAGCCGAGGAACGTCTACAGTCCGGAGAAGCTGATCTGATTGCCTTCGGGCGACCTTTCATCAGCAATCCAGATCTCGTTGAGCGATTCCAGAACGACTGGCCACTCGCGGAAGCGGCCGACATGTCCGTCTGGTATTCCCCAACCGGGGCAGCAGGATATACCGATTTCCCGACCTACCACGAGACAGTCGCCACGTAA
- a CDS encoding pirin family protein has product MITVRKAADRGHADHGWLDTWHTFSFSTYQDPKHIHFRSLRVMNEDRVQPGKGFGTHPHDNMEIVTYVLEGALEHRDSMGNGEVLRPGEFQRMSAGTGITHSEFNPSETEPVHLYQIWLFPKEKNIEPGYEQKLYPEDEMTGQLRLVAAPDARDGALRIATDAQVYLSRLQSGTTVDHALETGRHAWLQVLRGAVELNETPLSTSDGAAVSDETRLQIRATEDAEIMLFDLA; this is encoded by the coding sequence ATGATCACTGTTCGCAAAGCCGCAGATCGTGGCCATGCCGATCATGGCTGGCTCGATACCTGGCACACATTTTCATTCTCGACTTATCAGGATCCGAAGCACATTCATTTTCGTTCGCTTCGCGTGATGAATGAAGACCGCGTCCAGCCGGGCAAAGGATTCGGAACCCATCCTCACGACAACATGGAGATTGTGACCTACGTGCTGGAAGGCGCGCTGGAACACCGTGACTCCATGGGAAACGGCGAGGTCCTGCGCCCCGGCGAGTTTCAACGCATGAGCGCCGGGACAGGGATCACTCACAGCGAGTTCAATCCTTCAGAGACGGAGCCGGTCCACCTGTATCAGATCTGGTTATTTCCCAAAGAGAAGAACATCGAACCAGGTTACGAACAGAAGCTGTATCCCGAAGATGAAATGACGGGTCAACTGCGCCTCGTCGCCGCCCCCGACGCTCGGGATGGTGCCCTCCGGATTGCGACTGATGCGCAGGTTTACCTGTCACGTCTTCAGTCTGGAACCACGGTGGATCATGCACTCGAGACGGGACGCCATGCTTGGCTGCAGGTTCTGCGTGGTGCCGTTGAACTCAACGAGACGCCACTATCGACGTCCGATGGAGCTGCCGTCAGCGACGAAACCCGACTGCAGATCCGAGCGACCGAAGACGCGGAGATCATGCTGTTTGATCTGGCGTAG
- a CDS encoding SDR family oxidoreductase: MRFANKVVVVTGATSGIGRETALRFAAEGARVVLAGRREKEGQEAVTEIQAAGGTALFVQTDVAREGDVRGLIERTVSEYGRLDIAFNNAGVEHAGPVTDVTVEDYERVFGINVLGVLLCQKYEIPAMLRSGGGAIINTSSVLGHIAMPGAALYNASKHAVEGITRTTALEYAEQGIRVNSVAPAVIGTDMIERFAGPNGREEMKGLHPIGRIGRPEEVAEAVLYLASDSASFTTGISLPVDGGFLAR; this comes from the coding sequence ATGCGGTTCGCGAATAAGGTCGTCGTTGTCACCGGTGCGACATCGGGAATTGGACGAGAAACAGCTCTCCGTTTCGCCGCCGAAGGGGCCAGGGTCGTCCTTGCCGGGCGCCGGGAGAAAGAGGGGCAAGAAGCGGTCACAGAGATTCAGGCAGCAGGAGGAACGGCATTGTTTGTACAGACTGATGTCGCCAGGGAGGGCGATGTCAGAGGACTCATCGAGCGGACGGTCTCCGAATACGGCCGGCTCGACATCGCCTTCAACAACGCCGGCGTCGAACACGCCGGACCTGTGACTGACGTGACTGTTGAGGACTATGAACGAGTCTTTGGCATCAATGTTCTCGGCGTTCTCCTCTGTCAGAAGTACGAAATCCCCGCCATGCTGCGATCGGGAGGAGGAGCAATCATTAACACGTCCAGTGTTCTCGGCCACATCGCCATGCCGGGAGCCGCACTCTATAACGCCAGCAAACATGCGGTCGAAGGGATCACCCGAACGACCGCTCTGGAGTACGCGGAGCAGGGGATCCGGGTCAACTCCGTCGCTCCCGCCGTAATTGGGACTGACATGATTGAGCGGTTCGCCGGCCCAAATGGTCGAGAAGAGATGAAGGGGCTGCATCCGATCGGACGCATTGGTCGCCCGGAAGAAGTGGCCGAAGCGGTACTCTATCTCGCCTCCGATTCCGCTTCGTTCACAACCGGAATCTCTCTGCCCGTCGATGGTGGATTTCTCGCTCGCTGA
- a CDS encoding MarR family winged helix-turn-helix transcriptional regulator has protein sequence MNPKGLQQELKKRHPFKSREQEAVLGIMRTSDLIQNRFGRLFREYGLTASQYNVLRILRGEGAPLPCLEIASRMIQVVPAITGLIDRLEKHGLVERKRCDKDRRVIYIALTEKAESLLKEMDDPVMDMHRDVLGHLSKSELTEITRLLDKARAGLKEL, from the coding sequence ATGAATCCCAAGGGACTACAACAGGAATTGAAAAAGCGGCATCCGTTTAAGTCACGTGAACAGGAAGCCGTTCTAGGAATCATGCGGACCAGTGATCTGATCCAGAATCGGTTCGGACGCCTTTTCCGGGAATATGGTCTCACGGCTTCTCAATACAACGTGTTGCGAATCCTGCGGGGGGAAGGCGCTCCGCTGCCGTGTCTGGAAATTGCCTCTCGGATGATTCAGGTCGTTCCGGCCATTACCGGTTTGATCGATCGGCTCGAAAAGCACGGACTGGTCGAACGCAAGCGGTGCGACAAGGATCGACGGGTGATCTACATCGCCCTGACCGAAAAGGCTGAGTCGCTCCTTAAAGAGATGGATGATCCGGTCATGGACATGCATCGCGATGTCCTCGGTCATCTGTCGAAGTCGGAACTGACTGAGATCACTCGGCTGCTCGACAAGGCTCGTGCCGGACTGAAGGAGTTGTAA
- a CDS encoding mechanosensitive ion channel family protein gives MPALLCRVAACLILTAVAFHGLPPLLAQEAEPVTTPVPTEETPDEQELPEKVTVDSADTAPDEAISERLLRILEATGWFTEAEVTVEDGVVFFEGLAESEARREWATQLARRTEDVVAVVNHMELEAHPLWDLSPARAELYEMVRTAIINLPLILVALVLLLVTVFTVGFAYRFSKPRYERNFRSRLLSDVAARATAGLILVIGVYFVLRISGLTRLAATILGGTGLVGIIFGFAFRDIAENFLASILISLQRPFRIDDLIEVDNVTGFVRNVTTRGTVLQTFNGNHVYISNSTIYKSRLTNFTSNPKTRDEFVIGIGYDDAIVKAQDTILAQLKRHPAVQDDPAPLVLVDSLGPSTVNLRIYVWIDTREFSLLKVRSALLRQIVAELTEAGISMPDEAREVIFPRGIDMRLHRREPDQATTAIEESDREKALHVEDDVDVSVAEDDLAQEKADLDRQHAEADKPEGGATLI, from the coding sequence ATGCCCGCCCTGCTCTGTCGTGTCGCGGCGTGCCTGATTCTTACAGCTGTGGCTTTCCACGGTCTTCCGCCGCTGCTCGCCCAGGAAGCCGAGCCGGTCACAACGCCCGTTCCGACGGAAGAGACCCCCGATGAGCAGGAGTTACCCGAGAAGGTGACGGTCGACAGTGCCGATACCGCGCCCGATGAGGCGATCTCTGAGCGGCTCCTGCGAATCCTCGAAGCGACCGGCTGGTTCACGGAGGCCGAGGTCACCGTTGAGGACGGAGTCGTGTTCTTCGAAGGGCTGGCGGAGTCGGAGGCCCGTCGGGAATGGGCAACGCAACTGGCCCGGCGGACGGAGGATGTCGTCGCGGTTGTGAATCACATGGAGCTGGAAGCTCACCCGCTCTGGGATCTCTCGCCTGCTCGTGCGGAATTGTATGAGATGGTGCGCACAGCGATCATCAACCTCCCGCTGATTCTCGTCGCGCTGGTCCTGTTGCTGGTGACGGTTTTCACCGTCGGCTTTGCCTACCGGTTCTCGAAACCACGATATGAGCGGAACTTCCGCAGTCGCCTGTTGAGCGACGTCGCCGCCAGAGCCACTGCGGGGCTGATTCTTGTGATCGGCGTTTATTTCGTTCTGCGAATTTCCGGCCTCACCCGACTGGCCGCCACGATTCTGGGCGGGACCGGACTGGTCGGTATTATCTTCGGCTTCGCGTTTCGGGACATCGCTGAGAACTTTCTGGCCAGCATCCTCATCAGTCTGCAGCGGCCGTTTCGAATCGATGATCTGATTGAAGTCGACAACGTGACTGGCTTCGTCCGGAACGTAACCACCCGTGGTACGGTTCTGCAGACGTTCAACGGAAACCATGTCTACATCTCGAACTCCACGATCTACAAGAGCCGGCTGACCAACTTCACATCGAATCCCAAAACGCGTGATGAGTTCGTAATTGGCATCGGGTACGACGATGCGATCGTCAAAGCCCAGGATACGATTCTGGCTCAACTGAAGCGGCACCCGGCTGTGCAGGACGATCCTGCTCCGCTGGTCCTCGTTGATTCTCTCGGACCGTCGACGGTGAATCTGCGGATCTATGTCTGGATCGATACCCGAGAGTTCAGTCTGCTGAAAGTTCGTTCGGCCCTGCTTCGTCAGATCGTCGCGGAACTGACCGAAGCAGGCATCAGTATGCCGGACGAAGCCCGGGAAGTGATCTTCCCTCGGGGCATCGATATGCGGCTGCATCGCCGGGAGCCTGATCAGGCGACGACTGCGATCGAAGAATCGGATCGCGAGAAAGCCCTTCACGTGGAAGACGACGTTGATGTTTCAGTCGCGGAAGATGATCTCGCGCAGGAGAAGGCCGATCTGGACCGTCAGCATGCCGAAGCCGACAAGCCGGAAGGAGGGGCGACGCTGATCTGA
- a CDS encoding CsbD family protein translates to MMTRQELEGHWNEIRGRLRERWGQLTDDELNEAYGDAEQLVGVIQQKTGQSRSEIENFIEESVAESSSQYEQTKQKASKLAGQVQDRAREYANQASENFNQQYEQASHAMQDGYHQVEETVRQRPFESVLTTFGVGLVAGVIVGLTCGRRS, encoded by the coding sequence ATGATGACGCGACAAGAACTCGAAGGACATTGGAATGAGATTCGAGGTCGTCTGCGTGAACGGTGGGGTCAACTCACCGACGATGAGCTCAACGAGGCCTACGGAGACGCTGAGCAGCTCGTGGGCGTGATCCAGCAGAAGACTGGACAGTCTCGCAGCGAGATCGAGAACTTCATTGAAGAAAGCGTTGCTGAAAGTTCCAGTCAGTACGAGCAGACGAAGCAGAAAGCATCGAAGCTCGCTGGCCAGGTTCAGGATCGAGCACGCGAGTACGCCAATCAGGCGAGTGAGAATTTCAATCAGCAGTACGAGCAGGCATCGCACGCCATGCAGGACGGGTACCACCAGGTGGAAGAGACCGTCCGTCAACGTCCCTTCGAATCGGTGCTGACCACCTTCGGTGTGGGGCTTGTGGCTGGTGTGATCGTCGGACTGACCTGCGGCCGTCGCTCGTAA
- a CDS encoding phage holin family protein: MKTQHRRTTSDPGGRLQRNMAWLVHDVIELVELQLRLVGVDVSEGAKESRVPVILIIGGACLFLGTAPVLMGGLALFLASALEWSIAASLCVVALLGAVVAAVMAFTGYRSARKALGLLHRSRDELTANLHWIKKTLVSDGSVTPSKTAESVSRFQYERSSR, from the coding sequence ATGAAAACACAACATCGCCGTACTACCTCGGACCCCGGCGGCCGGCTTCAGCGAAACATGGCGTGGCTGGTGCACGATGTCATCGAGCTGGTGGAGCTTCAGCTTCGCCTGGTTGGCGTAGACGTCTCCGAAGGGGCAAAAGAATCCCGGGTTCCCGTGATACTTATCATTGGCGGAGCCTGTCTGTTTCTGGGAACAGCTCCTGTTCTGATGGGCGGGCTGGCACTGTTCCTGGCGAGTGCCCTGGAGTGGAGCATCGCTGCGAGCCTGTGTGTCGTCGCGCTGTTGGGAGCTGTCGTCGCAGCCGTAATGGCCTTCACCGGCTATCGGTCCGCACGTAAAGCCCTCGGACTTCTGCACCGGTCCCGGGACGAACTCACAGCTAATCTGCACTGGATCAAGAAAACACTGGTTTCTGACGGGTCCGTGACTCCGAGCAAAACTGCTGAGTCGGTGTCCCGTTTTCAATATGAAAGGTCGTCTCGATGA
- a CDS encoding AI-2E family transporter, with protein sequence MDQYDQVAPTATWDSVEGALIKSSPPTTEAGTTDEKSIVPASIVRLPSAVTVCLFLITIILVLGTLSYTQAVSLPLTLALVLYLVLRPAMLRLRRMQIPAAISAAICLVLPTAIAILIVFHLATPVREFIVDLPAHMVVIQQKMQGLTEQIENVETASEQLEELGDGEKEAEEEPVPVEIQQPRFAPGLAVLNSTGGLAAGLIICFGTLFFMLTHGDLIIRNALLGISSQRTRDRFTRIIDDLQHGISNYLWSVTVINLGLGVATGTAMWVMGMPEPLLIGVMAAFFNYIPFLGAWAGTAIVGIVAVITFDSLGYAALIPITYFMLTSIEGQFITPYILGRTMSLNPLIVFLFIAIWGWIWGIGGVFLAVPLLAILNIVAEYVPMLRYMERAIRTD encoded by the coding sequence ATGGACCAGTACGATCAGGTCGCGCCCACGGCTACATGGGACAGCGTCGAGGGCGCGCTGATTAAGAGTTCTCCGCCAACAACTGAAGCCGGTACGACCGACGAAAAGTCGATCGTACCGGCTTCAATCGTGCGCCTGCCGTCTGCGGTCACGGTGTGCCTGTTCCTGATTACAATTATTCTCGTGCTGGGGACTCTCTCCTACACCCAGGCAGTCTCGCTGCCCCTCACGCTCGCACTTGTTCTCTATCTGGTGCTACGCCCTGCAATGCTGCGGCTTCGCCGGATGCAGATCCCCGCTGCGATCAGCGCGGCGATCTGCCTGGTCCTCCCCACGGCAATTGCGATTCTCATCGTGTTTCATCTGGCGACGCCGGTGAGGGAGTTCATCGTGGATCTCCCCGCGCACATGGTGGTCATTCAGCAGAAGATGCAGGGATTAACTGAACAGATTGAGAACGTCGAAACCGCTTCGGAACAACTTGAAGAGCTGGGCGACGGGGAAAAGGAAGCCGAGGAGGAGCCGGTCCCCGTCGAGATTCAACAACCGCGTTTCGCCCCCGGTCTGGCCGTGCTCAACAGCACGGGAGGGCTTGCCGCCGGTTTAATCATCTGCTTTGGGACGTTGTTCTTCATGTTGACGCACGGCGACCTGATTATCCGAAATGCCCTTCTCGGGATCTCTTCGCAACGAACGCGAGATCGATTTACTCGCATTATCGATGATTTACAACATGGGATTTCGAACTACCTGTGGTCGGTCACGGTAATCAACCTCGGCCTGGGTGTCGCAACGGGCACTGCGATGTGGGTGATGGGAATGCCGGAGCCGCTGCTGATCGGCGTGATGGCGGCTTTCTTCAATTACATCCCGTTTCTGGGAGCCTGGGCGGGGACCGCGATCGTGGGCATCGTCGCCGTGATCACGTTCGATTCATTGGGATACGCGGCCCTAATCCCGATCACCTACTTCATGCTGACGTCCATCGAGGGGCAATTCATCACCCCGTATATCCTGGGCCGGACGATGAGCCTCAATCCGCTTATCGTCTTTCTGTTCATTGCGATCTGGGGCTGGATCTGGGGAATCGGCGGCGTGTTTCTGGCCGTGCCGCTGCTGGCGATTCTCAATATCGTCGCAGAGTATGTCCCCATGCTTCGCTACATGGAACGAGCGATCCGAACAGATTGA
- a CDS encoding DUF7133 domain-containing protein, which yields MIRSLLAIVVATASMSGVLSAQEPATPTEADYYAITRFEVPEGVVLEPGAFQLLPDGKLAVSSRRGEIWMVSDPFAEQVKADQFTRYAHGLHEVLGLAEKDGWLYATQRCELTRMKDQNRDGRADVFETVNDDWGISGDYHEYAFGSKFDADGNIWITLCLTGSFGSNVDYRGWCVRITPEGDLVPTCSGIRSPGGMATDSQGNMFYTDNQGPWNGTCSLKHLIPGKFMGHPGGNKWYELAENAMGAAPQEPESGSRFMTEAGKIPEYEPPVILFPYKKMGQSASGITCDTTDGRFGPFAGQLFVADQTLSTVMRCYLEEVDGHLQGACFNFRSGFGSGNVPIEMMPNGSMMVGGTNRGWGSRGTAPFAVERLDWTGKVPFEILEMKATPTGFELVFTEPVDTKTAADPSSYEMITYTYIYQASYGSPEVDHTKPVIESADVSEDGRRVTLKVDGLQKGHVHELLLPGLRSAKDLPLLHQEAYYTLNRIPSVE from the coding sequence ATGATTCGATCTTTACTCGCCATCGTTGTCGCCACCGCCTCTATGTCTGGAGTGCTCTCTGCTCAGGAGCCTGCAACACCCACTGAAGCGGACTACTACGCGATCACCCGCTTTGAGGTTCCCGAAGGAGTCGTGCTCGAACCCGGCGCCTTTCAGCTGCTGCCAGACGGAAAGCTCGCCGTCTCATCGCGCCGGGGAGAGATCTGGATGGTCAGCGATCCATTCGCCGAACAGGTAAAAGCGGACCAGTTCACCCGCTACGCTCATGGATTGCATGAAGTGCTCGGCCTGGCTGAGAAGGACGGCTGGCTCTACGCGACACAACGTTGCGAACTGACGCGAATGAAAGACCAGAACAGAGACGGGCGGGCGGATGTTTTTGAGACCGTCAACGATGACTGGGGCATCAGCGGCGACTATCACGAGTACGCGTTCGGCTCGAAGTTCGACGCGGATGGAAACATCTGGATCACGCTCTGTCTGACCGGATCGTTCGGAAGCAACGTTGACTACCGCGGCTGGTGCGTTCGCATCACTCCCGAAGGGGATCTCGTTCCAACGTGCAGTGGAATTCGCTCGCCGGGTGGCATGGCGACTGATTCTCAAGGCAATATGTTCTACACGGATAATCAGGGACCGTGGAATGGGACCTGTTCGTTGAAGCATCTGATCCCCGGAAAGTTTATGGGGCATCCCGGGGGCAACAAGTGGTACGAACTCGCGGAGAACGCGATGGGAGCGGCACCTCAGGAGCCGGAATCAGGCAGCCGCTTCATGACCGAAGCCGGGAAGATCCCGGAGTATGAGCCTCCTGTTATTCTCTTCCCTTACAAGAAGATGGGCCAGTCGGCCAGCGGGATCACCTGTGACACCACGGACGGCAGGTTCGGACCATTCGCCGGTCAGTTGTTTGTAGCCGATCAGACGTTGAGCACCGTCATGCGATGCTACCTGGAAGAAGTGGATGGTCATCTGCAGGGGGCCTGCTTCAACTTCCGGTCAGGGTTCGGCTCGGGAAATGTTCCGATCGAGATGATGCCGAATGGATCGATGATGGTCGGCGGCACCAATCGCGGCTGGGGTTCTCGAGGGACGGCTCCGTTCGCTGTTGAACGACTCGACTGGACCGGCAAAGTTCCGTTCGAAATCCTCGAGATGAAGGCCACGCCCACCGGGTTCGAGCTGGTGTTCACCGAGCCGGTCGACACGAAGACCGCAGCCGATCCGTCCAGCTACGAGATGATTACCTACACCTATATCTACCAGGCCTCTTACGGCAGCCCGGAAGTTGACCACACGAAGCCGGTGATCGAATCGGCTGACGTTTCCGAGGATGGCCGGCGCGTCACGCTCAAGGTTGATGGTTTGCAGAAAGGCCACGTCCACGAACTTCTGCTTCCCGGGCTCCGCTCGGCGAAGGATCTTCCCCTGTTGCACCAGGAAGCCTATTACACTCTGAATCGGATCCCGTCCGTCGAGTAG